One window of the Oncorhynchus keta strain PuntledgeMale-10-30-2019 chromosome 31, Oket_V2, whole genome shotgun sequence genome contains the following:
- the LOC118371308 gene encoding hormone-sensitive lipase-like isoform X6, with product MASGKKGGNNSSLGKGLNGRRSSKHKEGPIVMDTKAVFTALYSVCEENATFFSEGCKGAQGGAAQRLVDTMTLIQEHARSLEPVISGFAAVYHHFDFDPHIPANGYRSLVKVVRCCILHIIHKGRYISTNRRSIFFRTAHNAGEMEAYCSALCQLRALLYLAQRLLHDNSHGNLFFHEESGLSQSFVREYSSMHKGCFYGRCLGFQFTPAIRPCLQTIAIGLVAFGENYRRHQSGIGVAASSFFTSGKYAIDPELRGVEFERITQNLDVHFWKAFWNITETEILSSLASMTSTQVKVNRALSVPPVPFDLPLVADPHLTVTIEAPSAHTGPGPVQMRLISYELREGQDSEALLSLSRSEGGPISLSLGMKTKQSPPSRGLLVHYHGGGFVAQTSKSHEPYLKSWSQDLGVPILSVDYSLAPEAPFPRALEDCFYAYCWAIKNHHLLGWTGENVCLAGDSAGGNLCITTSMRAASHGVRMPDGIVAAYPAILLTAYASPSRLLTLFDPLLPLSVLSRCLSAYAGEEPQAEKQVKVSTLSMVRRDTALLLRDFKQGASNWIHSLLDPNRAAATASTDTSSSVRKSVSEASISSPHSDPPELPEHPSDFSLRRESLKSLAGHANNAIATLAAAPTTPAHNAMVFPETTICAGRQTELCV from the exons tGATGGACACAAAGGCGGTGTTTACTGccttgtacagtgtgtgtgaggagaaTGCTACGTTCTTCTCTGAGGGTTGTAAGGGGGCCCAGGGGGGCGCGGCACAGCGACTGGTGGACACCATGACCCTGATCCAGGAGCACGCCCGCAGCCTGGAACCTGTCATCTCCGGCTTTGCTGCTGTCTACCACCACTTTGACTTTGACCCACACATACCAGCCAACGGATACCGCTCTCTAGTCAAG GTGGTGCGCTGCTGCATTCTCCACATCATCCACAAGGGGCGCTACATCTCCACCAACCGACGCAGCATCTTCTTTCGGACGGCCCACAACGCAGGGGAGATGGAGGCCTACTGCTCGGCCCTATGTCAGCTGAGAGCCCTGCTCTACCTGGCCCAGCGACTGCTGCACGACAACAGCCACGGGAACCTCTTCTTCCACGAGGAGAGCGGCCTCAGTCAGAGCTTTGTCCGGGAGTACTCCTCCATGCACAAGGGCTGCTTCTACGGACGCTGTCTTGGATTCCAG TTCACTCCAGCCATCCGTCCCTGTCTGCAGACCATAGCCATCGGCCTAGTGGCCTTCGGAGAGAACTACAGGCGCCACCAGTCAGGCATTG gTGTAGCAGCCAGCTCCTTCTTTACCTCAGGGAAATACGCCATCGACCCGGAGCTAAGGGGGGTGGAGTTTGAACGCATCACTCAGAACCTGGACGTCCACTTCTGGAAGGCCTTCTGGAACATCACAGAGACTGAGATTCTATCT AGTCTAGCCAGTATGACGTCCACCCAGGTGAAGGTGAACCGTGCCCTCTCAGTGCCCCCTGTGCCCTTTGACCTCCCGCTGGTGGCCGATCCGCACCTCACTGTCACCATAGAGGCCCCGTCGGCCCACACCGGCCCTGGCCCCGTGCAGATGAGGCTGATCTCCTACGAGCTGAGGGAGGGGCAG GACAGTGAGGCGTTGCTGTCCCTGTCTCGTTCTGAGGGGGGTCCGATCTCCCTGTCTCTGGGAATGAAGACCAAGCAGAGCCCCCCTTCTCGCGGGCTCCTGGTTCACTACCACGGAGGAGGCTTTGTGGCCCAGACCTCCAAGTCTCACGAG CCGTACCTGAAGAGCTGGTCTCAGGACCTGGGTGTGCCCATCCTGTCTGTGGACTACTCTCTGGCCCCTGAAGCCCCCTTCCCCAGGGCCCTGGAGGACTGCTTTTACGCCTACTGCTGGGCCATCAAGAACCACCACCTGCTGG gttggACGGGGGAGAATGTCTGTCTGGCGGGTGACAGTGCCGGTGGTAACCTGTGTATTACAACATCGATGCGCGCTGCTTCTCATGGTGTGCGAATGCCTGATGGCATCGTAGCTGCCTACCCTGCCATCCTGCTCACTGCCTACGCCTCGCCCTCCCGCCTGCTCACCCTCTTCGACCCCCTACTGCCCCTCAGTGTGCTCTCCAGGTGTCTCAGCGCCTACGCAG gtgAGGAGCCCCAGGCAGAGAAGCAGGTGAAGGTGAGCACTCTGAGCATGGTGAGGAGAGACACGGCCCTGCTGCTCAGAGACTTCAAACAGGGAGCTTCCAACTGGATCCACTCCCTACTGGACCCCAACAGAGCCGCTGCCACGGCATCAACAG acaCGTCTTCGTCAGTGAGGAAGAGTGTGTCTGAGGCATCCATCAGCTCACCCCACTCGGACCCCCCCGAGCTCCCTGAGCATCCCTCTGACTTCTCCCTTAGGAGAGAGTCTCTGAAGAGCCTTGCAGGCCACGCCAACAATGCCATCGCCACCCTCGCTGCTGCCCCCACCACACCTGCCCACAATGCAATGGTGTTCCCCGAAACCACG ATTTgcgcaggcaggcagacagaactGTGTGTCTGA
- the LOC118371308 gene encoding hormone-sensitive lipase-like isoform X5 — protein sequence MASGKKGGNNSSLGKGLNGRRSSKHKEGPIVMDTKAVFTALYSVCEENATFFSEGCKGAQGGAAQRLVDTMTLIQEHARSLEPVISGFAAVYHHFDFDPHIPANGYRSLVKVVRCCILHIIHKGRYISTNRRSIFFRTAHNAGEMEAYCSALCQLRALLYLAQRLLHDNSHGNLFFHEESGLSQSFVREYSSMHKGCFYGRCLGFQFTPAIRPCLQTIAIGLVAFGENYRRHQSGIGVAASSFFTSGKYAIDPELRGVEFERITQNLDVHFWKAFWNITETEILSSLASMTSTQVKVNRALSVPPVPFDLPLVADPHLTVTIEAPSAHTGPGPVQMRLISYELREGQDSEALLSLSRSEGGPISLSLGMKTKQSPPSRGLLVHYHGGGFVAQTSKSHEPYLKSWSQDLGVPILSVDYSLAPEAPFPRALEDCFYAYCWAIKNHHLLGWTGENVCLAGDSAGGNLCITTSMRAASHGVRMPDGIVAAYPAILLTAYASPSRLLTLFDPLLPLSVLSRCLSAYAGEEPQAEKQVKVSTLSMVRRDTALLLRDFKQGASNWIHSLLDPNRAAATASTDTSSSVRKSVSEASISSPHSDPPELPEHPSDFSLRRESLKSLAGHANNAIATLAAAPTTPAHNAMVFPETTRWCPCRMLCLL from the exons tGATGGACACAAAGGCGGTGTTTACTGccttgtacagtgtgtgtgaggagaaTGCTACGTTCTTCTCTGAGGGTTGTAAGGGGGCCCAGGGGGGCGCGGCACAGCGACTGGTGGACACCATGACCCTGATCCAGGAGCACGCCCGCAGCCTGGAACCTGTCATCTCCGGCTTTGCTGCTGTCTACCACCACTTTGACTTTGACCCACACATACCAGCCAACGGATACCGCTCTCTAGTCAAG GTGGTGCGCTGCTGCATTCTCCACATCATCCACAAGGGGCGCTACATCTCCACCAACCGACGCAGCATCTTCTTTCGGACGGCCCACAACGCAGGGGAGATGGAGGCCTACTGCTCGGCCCTATGTCAGCTGAGAGCCCTGCTCTACCTGGCCCAGCGACTGCTGCACGACAACAGCCACGGGAACCTCTTCTTCCACGAGGAGAGCGGCCTCAGTCAGAGCTTTGTCCGGGAGTACTCCTCCATGCACAAGGGCTGCTTCTACGGACGCTGTCTTGGATTCCAG TTCACTCCAGCCATCCGTCCCTGTCTGCAGACCATAGCCATCGGCCTAGTGGCCTTCGGAGAGAACTACAGGCGCCACCAGTCAGGCATTG gTGTAGCAGCCAGCTCCTTCTTTACCTCAGGGAAATACGCCATCGACCCGGAGCTAAGGGGGGTGGAGTTTGAACGCATCACTCAGAACCTGGACGTCCACTTCTGGAAGGCCTTCTGGAACATCACAGAGACTGAGATTCTATCT AGTCTAGCCAGTATGACGTCCACCCAGGTGAAGGTGAACCGTGCCCTCTCAGTGCCCCCTGTGCCCTTTGACCTCCCGCTGGTGGCCGATCCGCACCTCACTGTCACCATAGAGGCCCCGTCGGCCCACACCGGCCCTGGCCCCGTGCAGATGAGGCTGATCTCCTACGAGCTGAGGGAGGGGCAG GACAGTGAGGCGTTGCTGTCCCTGTCTCGTTCTGAGGGGGGTCCGATCTCCCTGTCTCTGGGAATGAAGACCAAGCAGAGCCCCCCTTCTCGCGGGCTCCTGGTTCACTACCACGGAGGAGGCTTTGTGGCCCAGACCTCCAAGTCTCACGAG CCGTACCTGAAGAGCTGGTCTCAGGACCTGGGTGTGCCCATCCTGTCTGTGGACTACTCTCTGGCCCCTGAAGCCCCCTTCCCCAGGGCCCTGGAGGACTGCTTTTACGCCTACTGCTGGGCCATCAAGAACCACCACCTGCTGG gttggACGGGGGAGAATGTCTGTCTGGCGGGTGACAGTGCCGGTGGTAACCTGTGTATTACAACATCGATGCGCGCTGCTTCTCATGGTGTGCGAATGCCTGATGGCATCGTAGCTGCCTACCCTGCCATCCTGCTCACTGCCTACGCCTCGCCCTCCCGCCTGCTCACCCTCTTCGACCCCCTACTGCCCCTCAGTGTGCTCTCCAGGTGTCTCAGCGCCTACGCAG gtgAGGAGCCCCAGGCAGAGAAGCAGGTGAAGGTGAGCACTCTGAGCATGGTGAGGAGAGACACGGCCCTGCTGCTCAGAGACTTCAAACAGGGAGCTTCCAACTGGATCCACTCCCTACTGGACCCCAACAGAGCCGCTGCCACGGCATCAACAG acaCGTCTTCGTCAGTGAGGAAGAGTGTGTCTGAGGCATCCATCAGCTCACCCCACTCGGACCCCCCCGAGCTCCCTGAGCATCCCTCTGACTTCTCCCTTAGGAGAGAGTCTCTGAAGAGCCTTGCAGGCCACGCCAACAATGCCATCGCCACCCTCGCTGCTGCCCCCACCACACCTGCCCACAATGCAATGGTGTTCCCCGAAACCACG AGGTGGTGTCCATGTCGGATGCTCTGTCTTCTGTAG